A genomic window from Ursus arctos isolate Adak ecotype North America unplaced genomic scaffold, UrsArc2.0 scaffold_25, whole genome shotgun sequence includes:
- the PACS2 gene encoding phosphofurin acidic cluster sorting protein 2 isoform X8: MAERGRLGLAGAPAALNTPVPMNLFATWEVDGSSPSCVPRLCSLTLKKLVVFKELEKELISVVIAVKMQGSKRILRSHEIVLPPSGQVETDLALTFSLQYPHFLKREGNKLQIMLQRRKRYKNRTILGYKTLAAGSINMAEVMQLPSEGGQVLSLCSSVKEASVKVAEIWIFSLSSQPIDHEDSAMQAGPKAKSAENYSEEEYESFSSEQEASDDAVQGQDLDEEDFDVGKPKKQRRSIQQNFKQKVVALLRRFKVSDEVLDSEQDPAEHVPEAEEDLDLLYDTLDMENPSDSGPDLEDDDSVLSTPKPKLRPYFEGLSHSSSQTEIGSIHSVRSHKEPPSPADVPEKTRALGGKQPSDSVSDTVTHSTPAPGEQPAQPEDSLEVETPTLDVFTEKLPPSGRITKTESLVIPSTRSEGKQAGRRGRSTSLKERQPARPQNERANSLDNERCPDTRSQLQIPRKTVYDQLNHILISDDQLPENIILVNTSDWQGQFLSEVLQRHTLPVVCTCSAADVQAAFSTIVSRIQRYCNCNSQPPPPVKIAVAGAQHYLSAVLRLFVEQLSHKTPDWLGYMRFLIIPLGSHPVARYLGSVDYRYNNFFQDLAWRDLFNKLEAQSTAQDTPDIVSRITQYIAGANCAHQLPIAEAMLTYKQKSPDEESSQKFIPFVGVVKVGIVEPSSATSGDSDDAAPSGSSVLSSTPPSTSPAAKEASPTPPSSPSVSGGLSSPSQGVGAELMGLQVDYWTAAPPADRKREVEKKDLPATKNTLKCTFRSLQVSRLPSSGEAAATPTMSMTVVTKEKNKKVMFLPKKTKDKDVESKSQCIEGISRLICTAKHQQNMLRVLIDGVEWNDVKFFQLAAQWSSHVKHFPICIFGHSKSTC, from the exons GTTGTGCAGCCTGACCTTGAAGAAGCTGGTGGTGTtcaaggagctggagaaggagctcATCTCGGTGGTGATTGCCGTCAAGATGCAG GGCTCCAAACGGATCCTGCGGTCCCATGAGATTGTGCTGCCCCCCAGTGGACAAGTGGAGACCGACCTGGCGCTGACCTTCTCACTGCAG TACCCTCACTTCTTGAAGAGAGAAGGCAACAAGCTCCAGATCATGCTGCAGCGGAGAAAGCGCTACAAAAACCGAACCATCTTGGGCTACAAAACGCTGGCGGCCGGCTCCATCAACATGGCCGAG GTGATGCAGCTCCCCTCCGAGGGCGGCCAGGTGCTCAGCCTCTGCAGCAGCGTCAAGGAGGCCTCGGTCAAGGTGGCCGAGATCTGGATCTTCTCCCTGTCCAGCCAGCCCATTGACCACGAGGACAGCGCCATGCAGGCAGGGCCCAAGGCCAAGTCTGCAG AGAACTACTCCGAGGAGGAGTATGAGAGCTTCTCCTCTGAGCAGGAGGCCAGCGACGATGCCGTACAAGGGCAG GACTTGGACGAGGAGGACTTCGATGTGGGGAAACCCAAGAAGCAGCGGCGATCGATA CAACAAAACTTCAAGCAGAAGGTCGTGGCGTTGCTGCGGCGGTTCAAAGTGTCGGACGAG GTCCTGGATTCAGAGCAGGACCCTGCAGAACACGTCCCCGAGGCAGAGGAGGACCTGGACCTTCTGTACGACACGCTGGACATGGAGAACCCcagcgacagtggcccggacctGGAGGACGACGACAGTGTCCTCAGCACCCCCAAGCCAAAGCTCCG GCCCTACTTCGAAGGGCTGTCACACTCCAGCTCGCAGACGGAAATTGGGAGTATCCACAGCGTCCGGAGCCACAAGGAACCTCCGAGTCCG GCGGACGTGCCCGAGAAGACTCGGGCCCTGGGAGGCAAGCAGCCAAGCGACAGCGTCTCGGACACGGTGACCCAC AGCACACCCGCCCCCGGGGAGCAGCCCGCGCAGCCGGAGGACAGCCTGGAGGTGGAGACCCCCACTCTGGACGTCTTCACCGAGAAGCTGCCGCCCAGCGGGCGCATCACCAAGACGGAGTCCCTTGTCATCCCGTCCACCAG GTCCGAGGGAAAGCAGGCTGGCCGCCGGGGCCGGAGCACGTCCCTGAAGGAGCGGCAGCCCGCTAGGCCACAGAATGAACGGGCCAACAGTCTGGACAATGAGCGCTGCCCGGACACAAGGAGCCAGCTGCAG ATCCCCAGGAAGACCGTATATGACCAGTTAAACCACATCCTCATCTCTGATGACCAGCTCCCTGAAAACATCATTCTCGTCAACACCTCTGActggcaggggcag TTCCTGTCGGAGGTCCTGCAGAGGCACACGCTGCCCGTGGTGTGCACGTGCTCCGCGGCTGATGTCCAGGCAGCCTTCAGCACCATCGTCTCGAGGATACAGAGATA CTGCAACTGCAACTCCCAGCCGCCGCCGCCCGTGAAGATCGCCGTGGCAGGAGCGCAGCACTACCTCAGCGCCGTCCTGCGGCTCTTCGTGGAGCAGCTGTCCCACAAGACCCCCGACTGGCTGGGCTACATGCGCTTTCTCATCATCCCGCTGG GCTCCCACCCCGTGGCCAGGTACCTGGGCTCTGTGGACTACCGCTACAACAACTTCTTCCAGGACCTGGCCTGGAGAGACCTGTTCAACAAGCTGGAGGCCCAGAGCACCG CGCAGGACACGCCCGACATTGTGTCAAGGATCACACAGTACATCGCAGGTGCCAACTGTGCCCACCAGCTGCCCATCGCGGAGGCCATGCTGACCTACAAGCAGAAGAG CCCTGATGAAGAGTCCTCTCAGAAGTTCATTCCCTTCGTAGGG GTGGTGAAAGTTGGAATAGTGGAACCGTCCTCAGCCACATCAG GTGACTCAGATGACGCGGCCCCCTCGGGCTCCAGCGTGCTCTCGTCCACCCCACCGTCCACGTCTCCCGCAGCCAAGGAGGCCTCACccaccccgccttcctccccGTCGGTGAGCGGGGGCCTGTCCTCCCCCAG CCAGGGCGTCGGCGCCGAGCTGATGGGGCTGCAGGTGGATTACTGGACGGCAGCCCCGCCtgcagacaggaagagagaggtgGAGAAGAAGGACCTGCCCGCCACCAAAAACACGCTCAAGTGCACCTTCCGGTCTCTCCAGGTCAGCAGGCTGCCCAGCAGTGGCGAGGCCGCAGCCACGCCCACCATGTCCATGACCGTGGTCACCAAGGAGAAGAACAAGaagg TGATGTTTCTGCCCAAGAAAACCAAGGACAAGGACGTGGAGTCCAAGAGCCAGTGTATCGAGGGTATCAGCCGCCTGATCTGCACAGCCAAGCACCAGCAGAACATGCTGAGGG TCCTCATCGACGGTGTGGAGTGGAACGACGTCAAGTTCTTCCAGCTGGCGGCCCAGTGGTCTTCCCACGTGAAGCACTTCCCCATCTGCATCTTCGGACACTCCAAGTCCACCTGCTAG
- the PACS2 gene encoding phosphofurin acidic cluster sorting protein 2 isoform X7, which produces MAERGRLGLAGAPAALNTPVPMNLFATWEVDGSSPSCVPRLCSLTLKKLVVFKELEKELISVVIAVKMQGSKRILRSHEIVLPPSGQVETDLALTFSLQYPHFLKREGNKLQIMLQRRKRYKNRTILGYKTLAAGSINMAEVMQLPSEGGQVLSLCSSVKEASVKVAEIWIFSLSSQPIDHEDSAMQAGPKAKSAENYSEEEYESFSSEQEASDDAVQGQDLDEEDFDVGKPKKQRRSIVRTASMTRQQNFKQKVVALLRRFKVSDEVLDSEQDPAEHVPEAEEDLDLLYDTLDMENPSDSGPDLEDDDSVLSTPKPKLRPYFEGLSHSSSQTEIGSIHSVRSHKEPPSPADVPEKTRALGGKQPSDSVSDTVTHSTPAPGEQPAQPEDSLEVETPTLDVFTEKLPPSGRITKTESLVIPSTRSEGKQAGRRGRSTSLKERQPARPQNERANSLDNERCPDTRSQLQIPRKTVYDQLNHILISDDQLPENIILVNTSDWQGQFLSEVLQRHTLPVVCTCSAADVQAAFSTIVSRIQRYCNCNSQPPPPVKIAVAGAQHYLSAVLRLFVEQLSHKTPDWLGYMRFLIIPLGSHPVARYLGSVDYRYNNFFQDLAWRDLFNKLEAQSTAQDTPDIVSRITQYIAGANCAHQLPIAEAMLTYKQKSPDEESSQKFIPFVGVVKVGIVEPSSATSGDSDDAAPSGSSVLSSTPPSTSPAAKEASPTPPSSPSVSGGLSSPSQGVGAELMGLQVDYWTAAPPADRKREVEKKDLPATKNTLKCTFRSLQVSRLPSSGEAAATPTMSMTVVTKEKNKKVMFLPKKTKDKDVESKSQCIEGISRLICTAKHQQNMLRVLIDGVEWNDVKFFQLAAQWSSHVKHFPICIFGHSKSTC; this is translated from the exons GTTGTGCAGCCTGACCTTGAAGAAGCTGGTGGTGTtcaaggagctggagaaggagctcATCTCGGTGGTGATTGCCGTCAAGATGCAG GGCTCCAAACGGATCCTGCGGTCCCATGAGATTGTGCTGCCCCCCAGTGGACAAGTGGAGACCGACCTGGCGCTGACCTTCTCACTGCAG TACCCTCACTTCTTGAAGAGAGAAGGCAACAAGCTCCAGATCATGCTGCAGCGGAGAAAGCGCTACAAAAACCGAACCATCTTGGGCTACAAAACGCTGGCGGCCGGCTCCATCAACATGGCCGAG GTGATGCAGCTCCCCTCCGAGGGCGGCCAGGTGCTCAGCCTCTGCAGCAGCGTCAAGGAGGCCTCGGTCAAGGTGGCCGAGATCTGGATCTTCTCCCTGTCCAGCCAGCCCATTGACCACGAGGACAGCGCCATGCAGGCAGGGCCCAAGGCCAAGTCTGCAG AGAACTACTCCGAGGAGGAGTATGAGAGCTTCTCCTCTGAGCAGGAGGCCAGCGACGATGCCGTACAAGGGCAG GACTTGGACGAGGAGGACTTCGATGTGGGGAAACCCAAGAAGCAGCGGCGATCGATAGTAAGAACGGCGTCCATGACCAGG CAACAAAACTTCAAGCAGAAGGTCGTGGCGTTGCTGCGGCGGTTCAAAGTGTCGGACGAG GTCCTGGATTCAGAGCAGGACCCTGCAGAACACGTCCCCGAGGCAGAGGAGGACCTGGACCTTCTGTACGACACGCTGGACATGGAGAACCCcagcgacagtggcccggacctGGAGGACGACGACAGTGTCCTCAGCACCCCCAAGCCAAAGCTCCG GCCCTACTTCGAAGGGCTGTCACACTCCAGCTCGCAGACGGAAATTGGGAGTATCCACAGCGTCCGGAGCCACAAGGAACCTCCGAGTCCG GCGGACGTGCCCGAGAAGACTCGGGCCCTGGGAGGCAAGCAGCCAAGCGACAGCGTCTCGGACACGGTGACCCAC AGCACACCCGCCCCCGGGGAGCAGCCCGCGCAGCCGGAGGACAGCCTGGAGGTGGAGACCCCCACTCTGGACGTCTTCACCGAGAAGCTGCCGCCCAGCGGGCGCATCACCAAGACGGAGTCCCTTGTCATCCCGTCCACCAG GTCCGAGGGAAAGCAGGCTGGCCGCCGGGGCCGGAGCACGTCCCTGAAGGAGCGGCAGCCCGCTAGGCCACAGAATGAACGGGCCAACAGTCTGGACAATGAGCGCTGCCCGGACACAAGGAGCCAGCTGCAG ATCCCCAGGAAGACCGTATATGACCAGTTAAACCACATCCTCATCTCTGATGACCAGCTCCCTGAAAACATCATTCTCGTCAACACCTCTGActggcaggggcag TTCCTGTCGGAGGTCCTGCAGAGGCACACGCTGCCCGTGGTGTGCACGTGCTCCGCGGCTGATGTCCAGGCAGCCTTCAGCACCATCGTCTCGAGGATACAGAGATA CTGCAACTGCAACTCCCAGCCGCCGCCGCCCGTGAAGATCGCCGTGGCAGGAGCGCAGCACTACCTCAGCGCCGTCCTGCGGCTCTTCGTGGAGCAGCTGTCCCACAAGACCCCCGACTGGCTGGGCTACATGCGCTTTCTCATCATCCCGCTGG GCTCCCACCCCGTGGCCAGGTACCTGGGCTCTGTGGACTACCGCTACAACAACTTCTTCCAGGACCTGGCCTGGAGAGACCTGTTCAACAAGCTGGAGGCCCAGAGCACCG CGCAGGACACGCCCGACATTGTGTCAAGGATCACACAGTACATCGCAGGTGCCAACTGTGCCCACCAGCTGCCCATCGCGGAGGCCATGCTGACCTACAAGCAGAAGAG CCCTGATGAAGAGTCCTCTCAGAAGTTCATTCCCTTCGTAGGG GTGGTGAAAGTTGGAATAGTGGAACCGTCCTCAGCCACATCAG GTGACTCAGATGACGCGGCCCCCTCGGGCTCCAGCGTGCTCTCGTCCACCCCACCGTCCACGTCTCCCGCAGCCAAGGAGGCCTCACccaccccgccttcctccccGTCGGTGAGCGGGGGCCTGTCCTCCCCCAG CCAGGGCGTCGGCGCCGAGCTGATGGGGCTGCAGGTGGATTACTGGACGGCAGCCCCGCCtgcagacaggaagagagaggtgGAGAAGAAGGACCTGCCCGCCACCAAAAACACGCTCAAGTGCACCTTCCGGTCTCTCCAGGTCAGCAGGCTGCCCAGCAGTGGCGAGGCCGCAGCCACGCCCACCATGTCCATGACCGTGGTCACCAAGGAGAAGAACAAGaagg TGATGTTTCTGCCCAAGAAAACCAAGGACAAGGACGTGGAGTCCAAGAGCCAGTGTATCGAGGGTATCAGCCGCCTGATCTGCACAGCCAAGCACCAGCAGAACATGCTGAGGG TCCTCATCGACGGTGTGGAGTGGAACGACGTCAAGTTCTTCCAGCTGGCGGCCCAGTGGTCTTCCCACGTGAAGCACTTCCCCATCTGCATCTTCGGACACTCCAAGTCCACCTGCTAG
- the PACS2 gene encoding phosphofurin acidic cluster sorting protein 2 isoform X4 has translation MAERGRLGLAGAPAALNTPVPMNLFATWEVDGSSPSCVPRLCSLTLKKLVVFKELEKELISVVIAVKMQGSKRILRSHEIVLPPSGQVETDLALTFSLQAIWFQCSERTRRNVEDPSFYPHFLKREGNKLQIMLQRRKRYKNRTILGYKTLAAGSINMAEVMQLPSEGGQVLSLCSSVKEASVKVAEIWIFSLSSQPIDHEDSAMQAGPKAKSAENYSEEEYESFSSEQEASDDAVQGQDLDEEDFDVGKPKKQRRSIQQNFKQKVVALLRRFKVSDEVLDSEQDPAEHVPEAEEDLDLLYDTLDMENPSDSGPDLEDDDSVLSTPKPKLRPYFEGLSHSSSQTEIGSIHSVRSHKEPPSPADVPEKTRALGGKQPSDSVSDTVTHSTPAPGEQPAQPEDSLEVETPTLDVFTEKLPPSGRITKTESLVIPSTRSEGKQAGRRGRSTSLKERQPARPQNERANSLDNERCPDTRSQLQIPRKTVYDQLNHILISDDQLPENIILVNTSDWQGQFLSEVLQRHTLPVVCTCSAADVQAAFSTIVSRIQRYCNCNSQPPPPVKIAVAGAQHYLSAVLRLFVEQLSHKTPDWLGYMRFLIIPLGSHPVARYLGSVDYRYNNFFQDLAWRDLFNKLEAQSTAQDTPDIVSRITQYIAGANCAHQLPIAEAMLTYKQKSPDEESSQKFIPFVGVVKVGIVEPSSATSGDSDDAAPSGSSVLSSTPPSTSPAAKEASPTPPSSPSVSGGLSSPSQGVGAELMGLQVDYWTAAPPADRKREVEKKDLPATKNTLKCTFRSLQVSRLPSSGEAAATPTMSMTVVTKEKNKKVMFLPKKTKDKDVESKSQCIEGISRLICTAKHQQNMLRVLIDGVEWNDVKFFQLAAQWSSHVKHFPICIFGHSKSTC, from the exons GTTGTGCAGCCTGACCTTGAAGAAGCTGGTGGTGTtcaaggagctggagaaggagctcATCTCGGTGGTGATTGCCGTCAAGATGCAG GGCTCCAAACGGATCCTGCGGTCCCATGAGATTGTGCTGCCCCCCAGTGGACAAGTGGAGACCGACCTGGCGCTGACCTTCTCACTGCAG gccatttGGTTCCAGTGTTCAGAGAGGACGAGGAGGAACGTAGAGGACCCCAGTTTT TACCCTCACTTCTTGAAGAGAGAAGGCAACAAGCTCCAGATCATGCTGCAGCGGAGAAAGCGCTACAAAAACCGAACCATCTTGGGCTACAAAACGCTGGCGGCCGGCTCCATCAACATGGCCGAG GTGATGCAGCTCCCCTCCGAGGGCGGCCAGGTGCTCAGCCTCTGCAGCAGCGTCAAGGAGGCCTCGGTCAAGGTGGCCGAGATCTGGATCTTCTCCCTGTCCAGCCAGCCCATTGACCACGAGGACAGCGCCATGCAGGCAGGGCCCAAGGCCAAGTCTGCAG AGAACTACTCCGAGGAGGAGTATGAGAGCTTCTCCTCTGAGCAGGAGGCCAGCGACGATGCCGTACAAGGGCAG GACTTGGACGAGGAGGACTTCGATGTGGGGAAACCCAAGAAGCAGCGGCGATCGATA CAACAAAACTTCAAGCAGAAGGTCGTGGCGTTGCTGCGGCGGTTCAAAGTGTCGGACGAG GTCCTGGATTCAGAGCAGGACCCTGCAGAACACGTCCCCGAGGCAGAGGAGGACCTGGACCTTCTGTACGACACGCTGGACATGGAGAACCCcagcgacagtggcccggacctGGAGGACGACGACAGTGTCCTCAGCACCCCCAAGCCAAAGCTCCG GCCCTACTTCGAAGGGCTGTCACACTCCAGCTCGCAGACGGAAATTGGGAGTATCCACAGCGTCCGGAGCCACAAGGAACCTCCGAGTCCG GCGGACGTGCCCGAGAAGACTCGGGCCCTGGGAGGCAAGCAGCCAAGCGACAGCGTCTCGGACACGGTGACCCAC AGCACACCCGCCCCCGGGGAGCAGCCCGCGCAGCCGGAGGACAGCCTGGAGGTGGAGACCCCCACTCTGGACGTCTTCACCGAGAAGCTGCCGCCCAGCGGGCGCATCACCAAGACGGAGTCCCTTGTCATCCCGTCCACCAG GTCCGAGGGAAAGCAGGCTGGCCGCCGGGGCCGGAGCACGTCCCTGAAGGAGCGGCAGCCCGCTAGGCCACAGAATGAACGGGCCAACAGTCTGGACAATGAGCGCTGCCCGGACACAAGGAGCCAGCTGCAG ATCCCCAGGAAGACCGTATATGACCAGTTAAACCACATCCTCATCTCTGATGACCAGCTCCCTGAAAACATCATTCTCGTCAACACCTCTGActggcaggggcag TTCCTGTCGGAGGTCCTGCAGAGGCACACGCTGCCCGTGGTGTGCACGTGCTCCGCGGCTGATGTCCAGGCAGCCTTCAGCACCATCGTCTCGAGGATACAGAGATA CTGCAACTGCAACTCCCAGCCGCCGCCGCCCGTGAAGATCGCCGTGGCAGGAGCGCAGCACTACCTCAGCGCCGTCCTGCGGCTCTTCGTGGAGCAGCTGTCCCACAAGACCCCCGACTGGCTGGGCTACATGCGCTTTCTCATCATCCCGCTGG GCTCCCACCCCGTGGCCAGGTACCTGGGCTCTGTGGACTACCGCTACAACAACTTCTTCCAGGACCTGGCCTGGAGAGACCTGTTCAACAAGCTGGAGGCCCAGAGCACCG CGCAGGACACGCCCGACATTGTGTCAAGGATCACACAGTACATCGCAGGTGCCAACTGTGCCCACCAGCTGCCCATCGCGGAGGCCATGCTGACCTACAAGCAGAAGAG CCCTGATGAAGAGTCCTCTCAGAAGTTCATTCCCTTCGTAGGG GTGGTGAAAGTTGGAATAGTGGAACCGTCCTCAGCCACATCAG GTGACTCAGATGACGCGGCCCCCTCGGGCTCCAGCGTGCTCTCGTCCACCCCACCGTCCACGTCTCCCGCAGCCAAGGAGGCCTCACccaccccgccttcctccccGTCGGTGAGCGGGGGCCTGTCCTCCCCCAG CCAGGGCGTCGGCGCCGAGCTGATGGGGCTGCAGGTGGATTACTGGACGGCAGCCCCGCCtgcagacaggaagagagaggtgGAGAAGAAGGACCTGCCCGCCACCAAAAACACGCTCAAGTGCACCTTCCGGTCTCTCCAGGTCAGCAGGCTGCCCAGCAGTGGCGAGGCCGCAGCCACGCCCACCATGTCCATGACCGTGGTCACCAAGGAGAAGAACAAGaagg TGATGTTTCTGCCCAAGAAAACCAAGGACAAGGACGTGGAGTCCAAGAGCCAGTGTATCGAGGGTATCAGCCGCCTGATCTGCACAGCCAAGCACCAGCAGAACATGCTGAGGG TCCTCATCGACGGTGTGGAGTGGAACGACGTCAAGTTCTTCCAGCTGGCGGCCCAGTGGTCTTCCCACGTGAAGCACTTCCCCATCTGCATCTTCGGACACTCCAAGTCCACCTGCTAG
- the PACS2 gene encoding phosphofurin acidic cluster sorting protein 2 isoform X3: MAERGRLGLAGAPAALNTPVPMNLFATWEVDGSSPSCVPRLCSLTLKKLVVFKELEKELISVVIAVKMQGSKRILRSHEIVLPPSGQVETDLALTFSLQAIWFQCSERTRRNVEDPSFYPHFLKREGNKLQIMLQRRKRYKNRTILGYKTLAAGSINMAEVMQLPSEGGQVLSLCSSVKEASVKVAEIWIFSLSSQPIDHEDSAMQAGPKAKSAENYSEEEYESFSSEQEASDDAVQGQDLDEEDFDVGKPKKQRRSIVRTASMTRQQNFKQKVVALLRRFKVSDEVLDSEQDPAEHVPEAEEDLDLLYDTLDMENPSDSGPDLEDDDSVLSTPKPKLRPYFEGLSHSSSQTEIGSIHSVRSHKEPPSPADVPEKTRALGGKQPSDSVSDTVTHSTPAPGEQPAQPEDSLEVETPTLDVFTEKLPPSGRITKTESLVIPSTRSEGKQAGRRGRSTSLKERQPARPQNERANSLDNERCPDTRSQLQIPRKTVYDQLNHILISDDQLPENIILVNTSDWQGQFLSEVLQRHTLPVVCTCSAADVQAAFSTIVSRIQRYCNCNSQPPPPVKIAVAGAQHYLSAVLRLFVEQLSHKTPDWLGYMRFLIIPLGSHPVARYLGSVDYRYNNFFQDLAWRDLFNKLEAQSTAQDTPDIVSRITQYIAGANCAHQLPIAEAMLTYKQKSPDEESSQKFIPFVGVVKVGIVEPSSATSGDSDDAAPSGSSVLSSTPPSTSPAAKEASPTPPSSPSVSGGLSSPSQGVGAELMGLQVDYWTAAPPADRKREVEKKDLPATKNTLKCTFRSLQVSRLPSSGEAAATPTMSMTVVTKEKNKKVMFLPKKTKDKDVESKSQCIEGISRLICTAKHQQNMLRVLIDGVEWNDVKFFQLAAQWSSHVKHFPICIFGHSKSTC, translated from the exons GTTGTGCAGCCTGACCTTGAAGAAGCTGGTGGTGTtcaaggagctggagaaggagctcATCTCGGTGGTGATTGCCGTCAAGATGCAG GGCTCCAAACGGATCCTGCGGTCCCATGAGATTGTGCTGCCCCCCAGTGGACAAGTGGAGACCGACCTGGCGCTGACCTTCTCACTGCAG gccatttGGTTCCAGTGTTCAGAGAGGACGAGGAGGAACGTAGAGGACCCCAGTTTT TACCCTCACTTCTTGAAGAGAGAAGGCAACAAGCTCCAGATCATGCTGCAGCGGAGAAAGCGCTACAAAAACCGAACCATCTTGGGCTACAAAACGCTGGCGGCCGGCTCCATCAACATGGCCGAG GTGATGCAGCTCCCCTCCGAGGGCGGCCAGGTGCTCAGCCTCTGCAGCAGCGTCAAGGAGGCCTCGGTCAAGGTGGCCGAGATCTGGATCTTCTCCCTGTCCAGCCAGCCCATTGACCACGAGGACAGCGCCATGCAGGCAGGGCCCAAGGCCAAGTCTGCAG AGAACTACTCCGAGGAGGAGTATGAGAGCTTCTCCTCTGAGCAGGAGGCCAGCGACGATGCCGTACAAGGGCAG GACTTGGACGAGGAGGACTTCGATGTGGGGAAACCCAAGAAGCAGCGGCGATCGATAGTAAGAACGGCGTCCATGACCAGG CAACAAAACTTCAAGCAGAAGGTCGTGGCGTTGCTGCGGCGGTTCAAAGTGTCGGACGAG GTCCTGGATTCAGAGCAGGACCCTGCAGAACACGTCCCCGAGGCAGAGGAGGACCTGGACCTTCTGTACGACACGCTGGACATGGAGAACCCcagcgacagtggcccggacctGGAGGACGACGACAGTGTCCTCAGCACCCCCAAGCCAAAGCTCCG GCCCTACTTCGAAGGGCTGTCACACTCCAGCTCGCAGACGGAAATTGGGAGTATCCACAGCGTCCGGAGCCACAAGGAACCTCCGAGTCCG GCGGACGTGCCCGAGAAGACTCGGGCCCTGGGAGGCAAGCAGCCAAGCGACAGCGTCTCGGACACGGTGACCCAC AGCACACCCGCCCCCGGGGAGCAGCCCGCGCAGCCGGAGGACAGCCTGGAGGTGGAGACCCCCACTCTGGACGTCTTCACCGAGAAGCTGCCGCCCAGCGGGCGCATCACCAAGACGGAGTCCCTTGTCATCCCGTCCACCAG GTCCGAGGGAAAGCAGGCTGGCCGCCGGGGCCGGAGCACGTCCCTGAAGGAGCGGCAGCCCGCTAGGCCACAGAATGAACGGGCCAACAGTCTGGACAATGAGCGCTGCCCGGACACAAGGAGCCAGCTGCAG ATCCCCAGGAAGACCGTATATGACCAGTTAAACCACATCCTCATCTCTGATGACCAGCTCCCTGAAAACATCATTCTCGTCAACACCTCTGActggcaggggcag TTCCTGTCGGAGGTCCTGCAGAGGCACACGCTGCCCGTGGTGTGCACGTGCTCCGCGGCTGATGTCCAGGCAGCCTTCAGCACCATCGTCTCGAGGATACAGAGATA CTGCAACTGCAACTCCCAGCCGCCGCCGCCCGTGAAGATCGCCGTGGCAGGAGCGCAGCACTACCTCAGCGCCGTCCTGCGGCTCTTCGTGGAGCAGCTGTCCCACAAGACCCCCGACTGGCTGGGCTACATGCGCTTTCTCATCATCCCGCTGG GCTCCCACCCCGTGGCCAGGTACCTGGGCTCTGTGGACTACCGCTACAACAACTTCTTCCAGGACCTGGCCTGGAGAGACCTGTTCAACAAGCTGGAGGCCCAGAGCACCG CGCAGGACACGCCCGACATTGTGTCAAGGATCACACAGTACATCGCAGGTGCCAACTGTGCCCACCAGCTGCCCATCGCGGAGGCCATGCTGACCTACAAGCAGAAGAG CCCTGATGAAGAGTCCTCTCAGAAGTTCATTCCCTTCGTAGGG GTGGTGAAAGTTGGAATAGTGGAACCGTCCTCAGCCACATCAG GTGACTCAGATGACGCGGCCCCCTCGGGCTCCAGCGTGCTCTCGTCCACCCCACCGTCCACGTCTCCCGCAGCCAAGGAGGCCTCACccaccccgccttcctccccGTCGGTGAGCGGGGGCCTGTCCTCCCCCAG CCAGGGCGTCGGCGCCGAGCTGATGGGGCTGCAGGTGGATTACTGGACGGCAGCCCCGCCtgcagacaggaagagagaggtgGAGAAGAAGGACCTGCCCGCCACCAAAAACACGCTCAAGTGCACCTTCCGGTCTCTCCAGGTCAGCAGGCTGCCCAGCAGTGGCGAGGCCGCAGCCACGCCCACCATGTCCATGACCGTGGTCACCAAGGAGAAGAACAAGaagg TGATGTTTCTGCCCAAGAAAACCAAGGACAAGGACGTGGAGTCCAAGAGCCAGTGTATCGAGGGTATCAGCCGCCTGATCTGCACAGCCAAGCACCAGCAGAACATGCTGAGGG TCCTCATCGACGGTGTGGAGTGGAACGACGTCAAGTTCTTCCAGCTGGCGGCCCAGTGGTCTTCCCACGTGAAGCACTTCCCCATCTGCATCTTCGGACACTCCAAGTCCACCTGCTAG